The following proteins are encoded in a genomic region of Heliangelus exortis chromosome 7, bHelExo1.hap1, whole genome shotgun sequence:
- the PRXL2A gene encoding peroxiredoxin-like 2A isoform X3 produces the protein MHRQAAWDLPEKATLEFLEEIELKTLGTEQRTFKASELWKKNGAVIMAVRRPGUFLCREEASELSSLKPQLSKLGVPLYAVVKEKIRTEVEDFQHYFKGEIFLDEKKGFYGPRRRKMMLSGFFRLGVWQNFFRAWKSGYSGNLEGEGFTLGGVYVIGAGRQGVLLEHREKEFGDKVSLPAVLEAAEKIKPQAS, from the exons CCAGAAAAGGCCACGCTGGAGTTTTTAGAGGAGATAGAGCTGAAAACTTTGGGAACAG AACAAAGAACATTCAAAGCAAGTGAACTATGGAAGAAAAATGGTGCAGTGATCATGGCTGTGCGGAGACCTGGATGATTTTTGTGCAGAGAG GAGGCTTCCGAGCTCTCCTCTCTGAAACCTCAGCTGTCCAAGCTCGGGGTCCCTCTCTATGCTGTTGTGAAAGAGAAGATAAGAACTGAAGTGGAGGATTTTCAGCATTACTTCAAAGGAGAAATCTTTCTGGATGAAAAG AAAGGCTTCTATGGTCCACGCAGACGGAAAATGATGTTGTCGGGTTTCTTCCGCTTGGGGGTTTGGCAAAACTTCTTCCGTGCTTGGAAAAGTGGATACAGTGGTAACCTGGAAGGAGAAGGATTCACCCTGGGAGGCGTATATGTGATTGGGGCAGGAAGACAG GGTGTTTTACTGGAGCATCGTGAGAAGGAATTTGGAGACAAAGTTAGCCTTCCAGCTGTCCTTGAAGCTGCAGAGAAGATAAAACCACAAGCTTCCTAA
- the PRXL2A gene encoding peroxiredoxin-like 2A isoform X2, which produces MSFLPDFGIFTMGMWSVGLGAIGAAVTGIVLANTDLFLSKPEKATLEFLEEIELKTLGTEQRTFKASELWKKNGAVIMAVRRPGUFLCREEASELSSLKPQLSKLGVPLYAVVKEKIRTEVEDFQHYFKGEIFLDEKKGFYGPRRRKMMLSGFFRLGVWQNFFRAWKSGYSGNLEGEGFTLGGVYVIGAGRQGVLLEHREKEFGDKVSLPAVLEAAEKIKPQAS; this is translated from the exons atgTCCTTCCTGCCTGACTTCGGGATCTTTACCATGGGCATGTGGTCTGTTGGCCTTGGAGCCATCGGTGCAGCTGTGACAGGGATCGTCCTTGCTAACACTGACTTATTTTTGTCCAAGCCAGAAAAGGCCACGCTGGAGTTTTTAGAGGAGATAGAGCTGAAAACTTTGGGAACAG AACAAAGAACATTCAAAGCAAGTGAACTATGGAAGAAAAATGGTGCAGTGATCATGGCTGTGCGGAGACCTGGATGATTTTTGTGCAGAGAG GAGGCTTCCGAGCTCTCCTCTCTGAAACCTCAGCTGTCCAAGCTCGGGGTCCCTCTCTATGCTGTTGTGAAAGAGAAGATAAGAACTGAAGTGGAGGATTTTCAGCATTACTTCAAAGGAGAAATCTTTCTGGATGAAAAG AAAGGCTTCTATGGTCCACGCAGACGGAAAATGATGTTGTCGGGTTTCTTCCGCTTGGGGGTTTGGCAAAACTTCTTCCGTGCTTGGAAAAGTGGATACAGTGGTAACCTGGAAGGAGAAGGATTCACCCTGGGAGGCGTATATGTGATTGGGGCAGGAAGACAG GGTGTTTTACTGGAGCATCGTGAGAAGGAATTTGGAGACAAAGTTAGCCTTCCAGCTGTCCTTGAAGCTGCAGAGAAGATAAAACCACAAGCTTCCTAA
- the PRXL2A gene encoding peroxiredoxin-like 2A isoform X1 has translation MGSEMSFLPDFGIFTMGMWSVGLGAIGAAVTGIVLANTDLFLSKPEKATLEFLEEIELKTLGTEQRTFKASELWKKNGAVIMAVRRPGUFLCREEASELSSLKPQLSKLGVPLYAVVKEKIRTEVEDFQHYFKGEIFLDEKKGFYGPRRRKMMLSGFFRLGVWQNFFRAWKSGYSGNLEGEGFTLGGVYVIGAGRQGVLLEHREKEFGDKVSLPAVLEAAEKIKPQAS, from the exons aaatgTCCTTCCTGCCTGACTTCGGGATCTTTACCATGGGCATGTGGTCTGTTGGCCTTGGAGCCATCGGTGCAGCTGTGACAGGGATCGTCCTTGCTAACACTGACTTATTTTTGTCCAAGCCAGAAAAGGCCACGCTGGAGTTTTTAGAGGAGATAGAGCTGAAAACTTTGGGAACAG AACAAAGAACATTCAAAGCAAGTGAACTATGGAAGAAAAATGGTGCAGTGATCATGGCTGTGCGGAGACCTGGATGATTTTTGTGCAGAGAG GAGGCTTCCGAGCTCTCCTCTCTGAAACCTCAGCTGTCCAAGCTCGGGGTCCCTCTCTATGCTGTTGTGAAAGAGAAGATAAGAACTGAAGTGGAGGATTTTCAGCATTACTTCAAAGGAGAAATCTTTCTGGATGAAAAG AAAGGCTTCTATGGTCCACGCAGACGGAAAATGATGTTGTCGGGTTTCTTCCGCTTGGGGGTTTGGCAAAACTTCTTCCGTGCTTGGAAAAGTGGATACAGTGGTAACCTGGAAGGAGAAGGATTCACCCTGGGAGGCGTATATGTGATTGGGGCAGGAAGACAG GGTGTTTTACTGGAGCATCGTGAGAAGGAATTTGGAGACAAAGTTAGCCTTCCAGCTGTCCTTGAAGCTGCAGAGAAGATAAAACCACAAGCTTCCTAA